CCGTCCACCAAACGGCAATCCGTCAGGGCGGCTCCCGTCAACGACGCCGCAACCGTCTGGATCCGCGTAGCGAGTTCCAGCGCCGCCCCGAGCGTCGCCTTCCCGGCCACCACCGTGCCGGCTGAACCGAACGCACCGGTGTCGTGCTCCACGAGGTCGGTATCTGACTGACGCACGGTCACTTTGGACGCCGTCGTCGCCAGCGCGGTGGCAGCCAGCTGCGCATGGACAGTTGTGGTGCCGTTCCCGAACTCGGCAGTACCGACGTCGACGGCGAACCTTCCGTCCGCTTCCAGGCTCACCCGGGTGTGGGCGAAGTGGCCGCGGGGCGGGACGGTGTCGATCATGGACAGGGCTGAGCCCTCCCCGACCACCCAGTCCGGTCCGAGATCATCCAGCCCGGCAGCCCGGTAGCGTTCCTTGCCACGGTCCAACGCGTCCCGCACCAACGCCACGCACTGGTCCAGGCCGTAGCTGCCGTAGTGGACGTCTTCCTCGGGCTCGGGTGTTGTGGAGAGCATGTGATCGCCGGGCCGGACCATGTTCTTGAGCCGGAACTCGAGCGGATCCATGCCGATGCCGATGGCAAGTTCGTCAATGGCAGACTCGATCGCGAAGATCATCTGGCTCAACCCATAGCCCCGGAAAGCACCTGCGGGCACGGTGTTGGTGTAAACCGCGTGCGCGTCCACCTTCTTGTTCACGCACTTGTAGACGGCCAAAGACTCGCCGCAGCCGTGGAACATCACGCCGGGAGCATGGTTTCCGTACGCACCGGTGTTGGTGAGGACGTTCAGCTGCAGGGCAGTGAGGTACCCATCGCGGCTGGCACCCGCCTTGAGGTGAATGGTGAAGGGGTGCCGGGTGGTGGTGGCCGTAAACTGCTCGGTGCGGGTGAACTCCAACTGCACCGGCCTGCGAAGGGCCAAGGCCGCGAGGGCTACAAGATCCTCAGTGAGAACTTCCTGCTTTCCGCCGAATCCGCCGCCGACCCGCCCTGCCACCACGCGGATGGTCTCCGGGGCCAGGTTGAACACCCGGCTCAGCGTCCGCTTCACCAGGAAGGGGACCTGCGTGGAGGACCGGATCATCAAACGGCCGTCCTCATCCAGCCAGGCAATGGACGCATGGGTTTCCATCGCAACGTGCTGCACGCGTTGGGTTTGGTAGGTGTGTTCGTGAATAAAGTCGGCAGCAGCGAAGCCGTCGGCCACGCTGCCCAGTTCCGCGTGGACCTCGGCCACCACGTTGTGATGCGGGCGGGAAATGCGGGAGAAGACGCCGTCTTTTTCCCCATGAATCGCCCGTGCGCCGGGAAGGATGGCCTCCTGCGGAGTGAACACCGGCTCCAGGAGTTCGTACTGCACGGCCAATGCACGGGCACCGGCCTCGGCAGCACCCACAGTTTCGGCCACCACCGCGGCAACCCGCTGCCCGATGAACCGCACCACGTTATCCAGGACACGGGTGTCGTCGGGGTCGTCGGCGAAGTTCTCGTGTTGGGCCGTGGAGAACAGCAGCTGCGGCGCATCTTCATGAGTGAAGACCGCCACGACGCCGGGAACTGCCAAAGCTGGCGCCTTGTCGATGGACACGATCCGGGCATGCGGGTGCGGCGAACGCAGCAGCTTCATATGCAGCAGGCCCGGGAGTTGCTCCGCCGGAACATCAAGGGTGTAGCGGGCGGTTCCGGTGACGATGGCCTGGCCGGCGGGTGCGGGGACGTTGTCGCCGAGCTGGCCGGGGGTCGCTTCCACAGAGGCTGGTGCCTGCGCCCCCGAAACGTCCGCACCGGCGTCGTGCTTGTGGTCGTCTCCGTGACCACAGACCGCGTCGGCGATGGAGCGGTAGCCGGTGCAGCGGCACAGGTTGCCCTTGAGGTTGCGGGGCAGGTTGGCGCGCTGCTCGTCGTCGAACGTTGCCGCGGTCATCATCATGCCGGCGGTGCAGAAACCGCACTGGAAGCCTTGGCTCTCCAGGAACTGCTCCTGCACAGGGTGCAGCCCATCAGCGGAGGCGAGGCCCTCGATGGTGGTGACCGCTTTGCCCTCCGCGCGGACTGCAGGGTAGATGCAGCTGTGGACGGGCGTGCCGTCAACGTGCACGGTGCAAGCACCACAGTCGCCGCCGTCGCAGCCTTTCTTGACGCCGAAGTTGCCTTCCTCCCGGAGGAAGGTACGGAGGCATTGTCCGGGGCGGGGTGTGGCCTGCGAGGCAGCGCCATTGATCTCAATTGCCATTCCGGGCCTCCTTCTGCTTGATGGTTGTTGCGGCTGGCTGGGTTGACGGCTGGGGCGAGGTGGCGTGCGGCGGCCAAAAATCGCCGGACACAGTCATTGATTCGCCCAGCAGTTCGGCCCGGATTTCCTCGGCCAACTTGAAGGTCATGTCCCGCCGCCAGGCAGGCAGCCCGTGGATGTCGTCGTGGTACAGCGGCCACGGAATGGAATCGCCGACGGCGTCAGCCAGCGTCCCGACGTCGGGAACCTGCCCGGCGGGGAACCGCAGCTGTACCGGCCTTTTGGTGGACGCGGTCACGGTGATGACCAGGCCGCCGTCGGGGTCGAGCCGGCCTATCAGCAGTACGCCCGAGCGGCCAAGGTTGCTCAGCGACAAGCGCCGGAAAGCGACCCGGGCTGAGAGTGCGCTTGCGGGCAGATGGATGCTGCGCAGCAACTCCCCCGGCGCGAGGACGGTCTGCATATCCCCGGTCACGACGTCAGCCACCGGGACGTCCCGGCTGCTGCCGTCCGGGCTGAGGATGGTGGCCACGGCGTCGAGTCCGGCGCAAAGCGATGTCATGGGCCCTGCCGGCAGGCCCGTGCAAATGTTGCCGCCCACCGTGGACATGTTCCAGATCTTGAACGAGGCCACGAACGAGTCGCAGCACGGGCGGATCAGTGCCAGGCCCGGCCATTCACGGTTGGCTGTTTCTGCGGCCAGCGGAAGGGAATAGAGCTCGGCGACCGTGCAGGTGGCGGCCAGTTCGAGGCCTTGGTCAGTGACAGTGATGGCGGGCCAGTCGGCTTGGCCCAGGTCAAGGAGCCGTTTGAGGACGGTGCTGCCGTAGGAGAAGAGGACCGTTCCTCCGGCGAGCCAGGCATCGCCGTCGCGCCACTGTGCCGGGTCCGTGGTGGGGACCACGGCCTCGATGGTGTTCATGTCCATGAGTCCTCCTGAGTGAGGTGTTGAGGTGCCTGGTGAATCGGGCCGGTGCTGTCCTTCAGGGAAGGGAAACCGGGTGTAGTGCCTTTTGTGCCGGCTCCGCGCTCGGCGATGATTTCGGCCGTGATGGACACCGCTACTTCCGCGGGAGTCACGGCGCCGAGGTTCAATCCGATGGGTGAATGGAGGCGTTCCAAGGCTTCCGGCGGTGTGCCTGCCTCAAGCAAGGCGTCCACCCGTTGGCGGTGGCTGCGACGCGAACCCATCGCGCCGACGTACGCCAGGTTCAATCGAAGGGCGCTTTCGAGCAGGGGGATGTCGAACTTGGGGTCGTGGGTCAGGATGCACACCACGGTGCGGGCGTCGATGCGTCCTGCAGCGGCTTCGGATTCCAGGTAGCGGTGCGGCCAATCGGTAACCACTTGGTCTGCTCCTGAGAAGCGGCTTTGCGTCGCGAAGGCGGGGCGGGCATCGCACAGGGTGACGTTGTATCCAAGGAGTTGCCCGGCGGGTAGCAGGGCTGCACCGAAGTCGTTGGCACCGAAGACCAACATCCGCGCAGCGGGCAAACGGCTTTCCACAAACAGAGTGATCGGTTCCGGCTGCACTTCTTCGCGTGGAGGCAAAGCCAACCTCTCGGTGGTGACCCAGCCGTCGATGCAACCCTCGGGTGCGGCGAGGCGGACCAAACCGGCTCGGCCTCCTTGGAGCAGCGGCTCTACTTGGGCCGCGGCGGCGAAGAGCGTGGCGGGGTGGTCCCCCACCAGCTTGGCCAGTTCCTCCGATTCCATGGCACGGAACCTCGCAGGATCATTGACCACCATGACTCCGCCGCCGGCATCGAGCCGACGGATCAGGGCCGCAGGGCGCTTCGCTTCAGCAAACACGGAAAGTTCGGGCGATCCAGCCATGAGCGGCTGGATGTGGACTTCCAGCTCTCCTCCACAAGTGAGTCCGACGGCGAACGCGTCCTCGGAACTGTAGCCAAAAGACTCAAGGCGAGGGCCGCCGTCGCGCATTGCTTCCAGGGCCGCCTCAACGACGGCACCTTCCACGCAACCGCCGGACAAACTGCCCAGGATTTCGCCTTTTTCGGAAACCATCATGGAGGTCCCCATGGGCCGCGGCACGGAGCCGCCAGTCCCCACGATCGTGGCCACAGCACACAGTTGGCCAGAGACCGCAGGCCGCCAGCTGCCCAGCGAAGGCATCAGATCCAGCATGGCAACACATCCTTATTCCAGGTGTCCCAGCCAGGAGGCCCGGCCGGAGCAGTGCGCGATCTTGCCTCATATTCTCATTTCCAGAGGATGTTGAGGGGGAGTCGCGGGTAATCAGTAAAAGTTCAATCAGTAAGAGTTCATAGGAACGGGGGCAAGGGCTTCACCTCCCTGCCCCCGTTCCCTGACGGAGCGTCGGCGCCCTTCCCTGAATCATCAGGGCCGCCGCCCGCCGTCGTGCCTGTTGAGAGGGACGACGACGGACGCCTATTCGTGCGGTGGGTACCGACGGACCGTCGATCGGAGTGCCGGAATTGTGCCCGCCGGCGCGGGGTGCGCCCGGTTACCGGGCAGGTGTGGGCTAGACGCCCATCAGGGCATTGATGGGGCCCCGGGCGAAGTAGATGATGAAGCCCGCCGTGACAACCCACATGAGCGGGTGGACCTTCTTGGCTTTGCCCGACGCCGCGCTGATGACGGCGAAGGAGATGAATCCGACACCGATGCCGTTGGCGATGGAGTACGTCAGCGGCATGGTCACGATAGTCAGGAACGCCGGGAGTGCTATGGAGAACTTGGTGAACTTGATCTCCCGGATCTGCGCCATCATCATCGCGCCAACCACTACAAGTGCTGCAGCAGCTACTTCCAGCGGCACCACCGAGGTGAGCGGGGTGAAGAACATGGAACCCAGGAACAGCAAGCCGGTAACCACCGAAGCCAAGCCGGTCCGTGCGCCTTCGCCGATGCCCGCCGCCGAATCGATATACACGGTGTTGGACGAACCGGACGTTGCGCCACCCACCACTGCGCCCATGCCTTCAACGATGAAGGCCGACTTCAGCTTGGGAAACGTGCCGTCCTTATGAGCCACGCCTGCGCTCTTGGCCAGACCGGTCATGGTCCCCATGGCGTCGAAGAAGTTGGTGAACACCAAGGTGAAGACCAACATGGTGGCAGCCAATCCGCCGATCCTGGCGAATGAGCCGAAGAGATCGAACTGACCCACCAAGCTCAAATCCGGGACCGAAACCAGCTGGCTCGACAAGATGGGGACGTTGAGGTGCCAGCCGCCGGGGTTGTCGGCACTGCCTGGGCCAATGTGGAACACAGCCTCGACAACTGCGGCGAGGACGGTGGTAGCGACGATGCCGATCAGCAGGCCGCCCTGGATCTTGCGTGCCACGAGGATGCCCATGGTCAGCAGTCCAACAATGAAGACAAGGGTGGGGATGGAGGTAATGGAGCCATTGTCTCCGAGCTGAACCGGCGGACCGCCCGTGGTGGCGCGGACAAAGCCGGAGTCAACGAAGCCGATGAAGGCAATGAACAGGCCGATGCCAACAGTGATGGCGGCCTTGAGCTCCTTGGGGACTGCCTTGAAGATCGCCGTCCGGGCTCCGGTAGCACCGAAGAGGACAATCAGGATGCCGTTGATGACCACCAGGCCCATGGCTTCCGGCCATGTGACTTCCTGAATGACCGCGACGGCAAGGAAGGAGTTGATGCCCAGACCGGCTGCAAGGCCGAAGGGCAGGTTGGCCACCAGACCGAAAATGATGGTCATGACGCCGGCAGTCAGGCCGGTGACGGCGCCAACCTGTGCAGCCGAGAGCCAGCCGCCGGCAACGTCCGTAGGGGCGTTTTCTGCCGAGAAGCCGCCCAGGATGAGCGGGTTGAGGATGACGATGTACGCCATGGTGAAGAACGTGACCAAGCCGCCGCGGAATTCGCGGGCCAACGTGGAGCCACGCTTGGAGATCTGGAAGAACTTATCCAGGAAGGAGTTCGACACCGGCGGCTTCTTGTTGCCATCTGCCAGGCCGGTTGCCGTGTGCTTTGCCGCTGTGGGCTCTGCGCTCTTGCCACCGTTGGGGAAGAGCGCAGCCTGCTTTTCAGCTGCTTCTTGCATTTCTGCGGTATCCAGGCTTTCCATGTCAGCCACCGGGCCCTAGTAATCAATCCTGGAATCAAGCGTGTTCCATGTGTTGAACGGCTGGAGGGCCTCCGGAGCCTGGGGGTCGCCCAGTTCCAGCTTGGCTACCGGCATCAGCGCGTCCCGGTTGTCGTTCTCGAAGTACTCGTAGAAGACGGCGTCGTCGAAGCCGACGGATGCGGCGTCGTGACGGTCTGCGGCAAAAAACACGCGGTCAACGCGTGCCCAGAGTGCAGAGGCCAGGCACATGGGGCATGGCTCGCAGCTGGTGTAGAGGGTTGCTCCGCTGAGATCGAAAGTTCCCAGTTCGCGGCAGGCATTACGGATGGCCGTGACTTCTGCGTGGGCGGTGGGATCGTTCGTGGCGGTGACGCGGTTGACGCCTTCGAAGGCTCGTCCGTCCGCGGTGACAATGACGGCGCCGAAGGGGCCTCCACTGTTGAGGACATTGGCTGTTGCCAGCTCAATGGATGTGGCCAGGAATTGCTCGGCCGTGACGGTTGTACTCATGTTGCGACTTCCTTAGTGCTGAGGAAGCCAGGTGACCTGTTTGGGGGCGCTACAGAGAGGAGCTCCAGTTAGCTTGGTTACCAGGCTTCAGCATGTGCGATGAAGGTTAAGTTGCGCCTGGTAGATAGCTTCCCGAGGTCCGGGTGCCCGCCTTTGGCAGTTAGAGCGTAGCACCAGGTTTGTGAGCCGCGCCATAGTTTTTTGAAAATTTAATTTCGTCATGCGAAATTACTTACTCAGCGGTCCTGGTGCCCGAATGTGACCGCAGCCCGCCCGCAGGCGTTGACGGCCGCCGTCGTGCATTTTACGCTGAGGGGACCGGACCGCTCTCTGGCGGGGCCGGAAACCTGGATCAGCAGACAGGGCCTAACTGAGCTGGAACGCGTACACGCCGACCAGACAAGGAACCTGCAATGACCCCCCTTTGGATCAAGAACCCGCTGGGTATCTTCACCGCAAACGACCTCGACGCCGGCGGCGGCTTGGTGGTTTCCGACTCCGGCACCATCACTGAACTGGTGCCTTCAGGCGGGCAGCCGTCTTCCCCCGCCACCGTTTTTGACGCGTCCGGGCATGTTGTCCTTCCCGGGCTCATCAACACGCACCACCACTTCTACCAAACCCTCACCCGCGCCTGGGGTCCGGTGGCCAACGCACCGCTGTTCCCGTGGCTGCAGAACCTCTACCCCGTCTGGGCACGACTCACCCCACGGAGCCTTGAGCTCGCCGTGCAGGTCGCGCTGGCCGAGCTGCTGCTTTCGGGCTGCACCACCGCCGCCGACCACCACTACCTCTTCCCCGACGGCATGGAAGACGCCATCGACATTGAAGTGGCCGCCGTCCGGGCCATGGGGATGCGAGCCACGCTGACCCGCGGGTCCATGACCTTGGGAGAGGACGACGGCGGGCTGCCGCCCAGGACCACGGTCCAGTCACCCGAGGCGATCCTTGCGGACAGCGAAAGACTGATTCGTCAGTACCACGAAACGGGTGACGGGGCTGTCGTGCAGATCGCCCTTGCCCCGTGCTCCCCGTTCTCGGTGACCAAGGAAATCATGGCCGAGAGCGCAGCCATGGCCGAACGATTCGATGTCCGGCTCCACACCCACCTTGCCGAGACCATCGACGAGGAAGACTTCTGCCGCTCCATGTTCGGGCTGCGGACCGTGGACTACTTGGAGTCCGTGGGCTGGTTGGGCTCCCGCACCTGGCTTGGACACGGCATCCACTTCAATGACGACGAGATCGCCAGGCTGGGAGCCGCGGGCACCGCCGTCGCGCATTGCCCCACCTCCAACATGCGCCTCGCCTCCGGGACCGCGCGCGTCTTGGAACTGGAGGCCGCAGGTGTTCCTGTGGGGCTGGGGGTGGATGGGTCGGCGTCGAACGATGCTTCCAACATGATCCTCGAAGCTCGGCAAGCCCTGTAT
This genomic interval from Paenarthrobacter aurescens TC1 contains the following:
- a CDS encoding putative hydroxydechloroatrazine ethylaminohydrolase (identified by match to protein family HMM PF01979; match to protein family HMM PF07969), with protein sequence MTPLWIKNPLGIFTANDLDAGGGLVVSDSGTITELVPSGGQPSSPATVFDASGHVVLPGLINTHHHFYQTLTRAWGPVANAPLFPWLQNLYPVWARLTPRSLELAVQVALAELLLSGCTTAADHHYLFPDGMEDAIDIEVAAVRAMGMRATLTRGSMTLGEDDGGLPPRTTVQSPEAILADSERLIRQYHETGDGAVVQIALAPCSPFSVTKEIMAESAAMAERFDVRLHTHLAETIDEEDFCRSMFGLRTVDYLESVGWLGSRTWLGHGIHFNDDEIARLGAAGTAVAHCPTSNMRLASGTARVLELEAAGVPVGLGVDGSASNDASNMILEARQALYLQRLRYGASVPVERALGWATRGSAAVLGRSDIGQLAPGMQADLALFKPDELRFSGSHDPVAALLLCGADRADRVMVGGSWRVVDGAIPGLDVAGLIAEHSAAARKLVAG
- a CDS encoding putative xanthine dehydrogenase accessory factor (identified by match to protein family HMM PF02625) translates to MLDLMPSLGSWRPAVSGQLCAVATIVGTGGSVPRPMGTSMMVSEKGEILGSLSGGCVEGAVVEAALEAMRDGGPRLESFGYSSEDAFAVGLTCGGELEVHIQPLMAGSPELSVFAEAKRPAALIRRLDAGGGVMVVNDPARFRAMESEELAKLVGDHPATLFAAAAQVEPLLQGGRAGLVRLAAPEGCIDGWVTTERLALPPREEVQPEPITLFVESRLPAARMLVFGANDFGAALLPAGQLLGYNVTLCDARPAFATQSRFSGADQVVTDWPHRYLESEAAAGRIDARTVVCILTHDPKFDIPLLESALRLNLAYVGAMGSRRSHRQRVDALLEAGTPPEALERLHSPIGLNLGAVTPAEVAVSITAEIIAERGAGTKGTTPGFPSLKDSTGPIHQAPQHLTQEDSWT
- a CDS encoding putative cytidine/deoxycytidylate deaminase (identified by match to protein family HMM PF00383) produces the protein MSTTVTAEQFLATSIELATANVLNSGGPFGAVIVTADGRAFEGVNRVTATNDPTAHAEVTAIRNACRELGTFDLSGATLYTSCEPCPMCLASALWARVDRVFFAADRHDAASVGFDDAVFYEYFENDNRDALMPVAKLELGDPQAPEALQPFNTWNTLDSRIDY
- a CDS encoding putative xanthine/uracil permease family protein (identified by match to protein family HMM PF00860) → MADMESLDTAEMQEAAEKQAALFPNGGKSAEPTAAKHTATGLADGNKKPPVSNSFLDKFFQISKRGSTLAREFRGGLVTFFTMAYIVILNPLILGGFSAENAPTDVAGGWLSAAQVGAVTGLTAGVMTIIFGLVANLPFGLAAGLGINSFLAVAVIQEVTWPEAMGLVVINGILIVLFGATGARTAIFKAVPKELKAAITVGIGLFIAFIGFVDSGFVRATTGGPPVQLGDNGSITSIPTLVFIVGLLTMGILVARKIQGGLLIGIVATTVLAAVVEAVFHIGPGSADNPGGWHLNVPILSSQLVSVPDLSLVGQFDLFGSFARIGGLAATMLVFTLVFTNFFDAMGTMTGLAKSAGVAHKDGTFPKLKSAFIVEGMGAVVGGATSGSSNTVYIDSAAGIGEGARTGLASVVTGLLFLGSMFFTPLTSVVPLEVAAAALVVVGAMMMAQIREIKFTKFSIALPAFLTIVTMPLTYSIANGIGVGFISFAVISAASGKAKKVHPLMWVVTAGFIIYFARGPINALMGV
- a CDS encoding Aldehyde oxidase and xanthine dehydrogenase domains protein (identified by match to protein family HMM PF00111; match to protein family HMM PF01315; match to protein family HMM PF01799; match to protein family HMM PF02738), encoding MAIEINGAASQATPRPGQCLRTFLREEGNFGVKKGCDGGDCGACTVHVDGTPVHSCIYPAVRAEGKAVTTIEGLASADGLHPVQEQFLESQGFQCGFCTAGMMMTAATFDDEQRANLPRNLKGNLCRCTGYRSIADAVCGHGDDHKHDAGADVSGAQAPASVEATPGQLGDNVPAPAGQAIVTGTARYTLDVPAEQLPGLLHMKLLRSPHPHARIVSIDKAPALAVPGVVAVFTHEDAPQLLFSTAQHENFADDPDDTRVLDNVVRFIGQRVAAVVAETVGAAEAGARALAVQYELLEPVFTPQEAILPGARAIHGEKDGVFSRISRPHHNVVAEVHAELGSVADGFAAADFIHEHTYQTQRVQHVAMETHASIAWLDEDGRLMIRSSTQVPFLVKRTLSRVFNLAPETIRVVAGRVGGGFGGKQEVLTEDLVALAALALRRPVQLEFTRTEQFTATTTRHPFTIHLKAGASRDGYLTALQLNVLTNTGAYGNHAPGVMFHGCGESLAVYKCVNKKVDAHAVYTNTVPAGAFRGYGLSQMIFAIESAIDELAIGIGMDPLEFRLKNMVRPGDHMLSTTPEPEEDVHYGSYGLDQCVALVRDALDRGKERYRAAGLDDLGPDWVVGEGSALSMIDTVPPRGHFAHTRVSLEADGRFAVDVGTAEFGNGTTTVHAQLAATALATTASKVTVRQSDTDLVEHDTGAFGSAGTVVAGKATLGAALELATRIQTVAASLTGAALTDCRLVDGAVQCGDRTVQLKEIVDAARLQGVRLATDGNWGGTPRSVAFNVHGFRVAVNTGTGELRILQSVQAADAGVVVNPRQCRGQIEGGIAQALGAVLYEEVKVDDAGRVTTDILRQYHIPSFADVPRSEVYFATTNDSTGPLGAKSMSESPFNPVAPALANAIRNATGIRFGELPIARDKIYLALRDRTLIPN
- a CDS encoding putative oxidoreductase (identified by match to protein family HMM PF00941), translated to MDMNTIEAVVPTTDPAQWRDGDAWLAGGTVLFSYGSTVLKRLLDLGQADWPAITVTDQGLELAATCTVAELYSLPLAAETANREWPGLALIRPCCDSFVASFKIWNMSTVGGNICTGLPAGPMTSLCAGLDAVATILSPDGSSRDVPVADVVTGDMQTVLAPGELLRSIHLPASALSARVAFRRLSLSNLGRSGVLLIGRLDPDGGLVITVTASTKRPVQLRFPAGQVPDVGTLADAVGDSIPWPLYHDDIHGLPAWRRDMTFKLAEEIRAELLGESMTVSGDFWPPHATSPQPSTQPAATTIKQKEARNGN